The genome window CATCTTTTAGAAGCCCATTAACGCGTCACTTATTTCATTCCTTAtgctcttctttccatctctctcgTTCTCGAGGTACATCCTGATGTTTCAGACAATggaataaaaagaaacaaaaataaagaaaTTGTTTGTGAAAATGAGAATGACAATATTTACTCCACAGAAATAACTGTTCTACGTAATATCACAAGAAAAGGAGACATGAAGAGAAAAAAGCGTCAGCAATAGGAACAAAAGGGAGACAACACGGGGTGGGGGGGAAGGGTGACTGGACGCACCGTAGCTCTGCAGGGTCTGCTCGTCCTTCAAGATCCGGCCTTTGTAGATCAGCCGCTGCTGCTCCGCCGGGACGTCGCATTTCTCGACGAGGGCAGCCTTGAGGGTGCCGACGGTGGAATCGAGGGCGGCCTCTACGGAGAACCTGGACCCGTTGGAGCACCGGACTTGGAGGGTGACGGTGTCCGAGTCGCCAGTGCCGTCGGGGTCCCCGTCGGCGCCCATGAACGCCGCGCCGAGGAGGATCGGATCCAATCGAAGGATCGATAGGATCAAGAACGGGAGGGGATTTGGGCCTCTTACTGCGGCACAAAAGAGGGAAGACtggccggaggaggaggaggggattgGAAGCTTCCAGAGTTGTTTTCGCGTTTTGTAACGGCGGTTTCGTTACGCCAAATACTCTCGAATTAAGATTACACAAAGATACGCTAATTAATATTACATAAAGATACGGTAATTAACTCTGGAATTAATATTATGtggaaataataataaatatgcgGTAATTAATATTACACAAAGAAATTGATcgtaatttcttttttttattttttttatttttaatttttaaaataaatataatgaaGTTAGAAATGGATGATTATAAAAAGACAAGCATAAAATAAtatcatataaaaaaattaatactaagattaaaattaaataatatagatCAAAGTTTAgttctatatatttttatattatgattaAATCTAGTGACAcacttctcctctctttctatctttCGTATAATCATAATTATACGAAGATAGAAAGAAAATATCTCTATAATCTATATTTTATATAAGGTCTAGAAAATATAATTAGAAGAATCCTCCGATCAAAGTTATCTTCTAAGATAACGTAACATAAGCGAGTATTAAAATCATGTGtgatttaatattttaaactGGTGTAATATGGAATGTATCCTCATCGAAAGTATATCGGTGATCCAAATATGTGAGTAATTATTATCATGAAATGGATTCACATGATTTTATCCGTCGGGGAAGAAGGATATATAATGTCTTTACGGGAAGAATGACCTCTGACTTCTTACGAGGCCTTCACACTTCAGCTCTAACATATAAGATTAGAcgtggtttgatagaaataatttTTCTTGCTGATAAAACACTTGGTCCATTGCCACCATTGTCATGCAATGGTGGCCAAAGAGAAGATCTCATTCCTATACTAAAGCCCTGTGGTGGACGAGAGAAGCTTGGGGAAGAGAGGACAGATGAGGTTCTCGTTCCCAAGTCTAACCAGCAGCCACCATTGCATGACATGTAACAAGAGAAGCCATCAAGCTTAATTCCCCAATGGAACCAAGAAAGATTCATTTGACTCGTATCTGAAGCTTTGTTGCCAATGTGTTAGGAGTTGCTGCTAATAGCCAATCATTAAGCCACCATGGAACAGTTGATCTTGTCGAAGCAACTTGTATGCTGCTTCTTCCTTCCATTGTCACGATCGCCGCCCGCCCTTCTACGTTCTGACAAAAAGAAAAGAGTGTTTGTCAAGAAAAATCATCAAATCTTTCACTTTGAATCCCATGTAAACACAAACAAGAGAGGATTCCACTGTCAATCTTTACCTTCAAGTAATAGCAAGTGATCACACCAAGTGTGTCACTGCAGTCATAGAACGCTGCAAACATAGTGCAGGTTGTTCTAATCGAaagaaataattaattaattttttttattgataatagatataaatttatatacataaaaaagagattataaaatataatattaatataatttttaattaataataaatcatGAGGTGATCGTGTTGAGATCATGATCCTCGTTACatggaatcatgataatatattatcataatttttataatttaaaattttaaaaaaatatattatcaaaatactaagaggatcatgataattttatcatgatttattattcTCAATAATATCCTTTCTAATATGCCCCTACAAGATGATGTTGCTATCGGAGGTATCGATCTTGGATCGAAATAAAATAAATTGTTTGCAAGACAAGCTTAGTAAAATCATCTATAGTTTGATTAGAAGATGAGAAATAAGAGACACATAATTTATCATTTTGAACTTTATCACGAACAAGATTAAAATTGATAGTTATGTGCCATTCTAGAGTAAAATACAGAATTATTATATAGATACGTTGTtatgatattatcataatatataaatgAAGGATAAGAGAACATGACAAATAGTTTACATAACAATAATTGAATCCAATAAAATTCAATAGTTATAAAAGTAATTGCTCAATATTCAGCCTCTCTAAAGATCTTGCAACATAGCATTATTTTTTGGAATTCCGAACGATTAGattgtgataaaaataataatataagtgCAAATAGATGTCATATCATTCTTATTACCTATCCaatcaatatttaaaaatatataaaacaacAAACGAGAGTCATTTTGATAAAATAAGCCATAATTAATAGTATGATAAGGTAAGAGAAACAATCGTAGAGTTTGATATAGTAACAATATTGACTTCAagatcataaatatatttttatttagaaaaaaatagACTTGTAGATGACTTGAACACTCAaggtaaaataaaaaagaaaaaactcgaAATTAGAGTATAAAGCTATGATACCAATAAAAGAAATTACTgtcttaaattttaattaataatgcGTATGAATTTATAAGAttacaaaatatgataattatatatatttttttaattaataataaattattgatttatttgatatattttttatgatttaaaattattaaaatattaaagagaatcataataattttatcatacaCTATCCATCCTTCTTAATACTAATCTGGCGTGGTTTCCCCTTCCATCGACTTCCCACCTGTGCGCAACCGCGACAAGACACAACCGAAACCAGAGCTTCTCTGGTAGAGGCGAAGCATAGAAGAAGGATTACACTACGTGAAACCATGCACGTGAATCAGCACAACCATCATTACATTCGGTTCATTGCACCGGGGAGAGACGATGTGGAGTTCCACGCCCGGCCGCCTTTGTGCTTCACTCCACCGCTGCCAGAGCGTGCAGCCCCCACCGGGAAGCAGCTGTGCACAAAAAGCTAGCAGAGAGCACCCTAAGTTAGCTCAAAAGTCTTGTCGCAGGGGTCGTTAAGTCTCCATGATTGATCATCGGACATGGCCACAGATCGGAACCACACCACACCACACCACCCACAGTGTCTCCTCGGGAAGAAGACAACCATAATTATTAGCAGGATTCTAACGGGAGCGCACTGTGGCATCACATGATGCGAACACAGGAGAGAAACCACAGCTTCCAGTCGCCGGTATCGAGTGGTATCACTGGAATCCATCTCTACCGCCATGGCCGACATGTTGGGGGGAGCGCAGAGATGGGTGTTCGTGTTGCCGTGCACGCGAACCCCACATTTTCGTCGGACGCCACGGAAcgtccttctcttcctcttcccccTCCACTGGTCACCTCTCAAATGTCGATCCCAGTCTCGTATAAGTGGCTCCTCACTTGATGTCACTCTTTGTTGTTGATATTAGGAAGATTCAGACAACGCGATGCATGACTCATGTACGTCCCCTATTGAAGGAATCTAATCACATACTTGATGGTAACAGTTGGATCCATCACTTGAGAAAGCTCTACTACTACGTCGTAATAGTATACGCCCGAGTGCAACTTCTCTCCTGGTTTCTGTTCATCCGTATCATGTCATCGGATCAAATTGTTACCCATTTGATCAGGTTAGATGGGTTGGGTTAGGTCAAATTGTACCAAATAGGTGCATAAAAAGCCAATGTACGATGTTTTTGTCGGATTAAATACGCACAATTACAGTGAAAGGCTACAACTATAGTAGCAAAAGACGTACGAACACAGGCCAAGCTTTCCCCCAAGTCTCAGACAAATCACGAACAGGGTTCATGGAGACCGTTCCCGGGTTGCAACCTGCTCCATCTCCCAGCGAAGACGCGCAACCACGTCGTCCTGCACAGGCTCGTATTCCTGCAGCTCCAATCGGTGTTTGGAGTCGAATTGAGAGCATAGTGTAAGAGGGAAGGGAGATACGTGAAGAGAAGAGCGGCCGTTACTTCGAGTTTTTGGACGAGGTCTCCGGCGTTGGACGCCGAGACGACGAGACGCCGCTGGATTGGCTGGATGAAGCCGTCGTCTACAGCTTTGTCTATGAATGCCAAGAGCGAGTCGTAGTAGCCGTCGACATTGAGCAAGCCCACCTACCATGCCAAGAGCACGCACGCTCTACTTACCCGAATGTTACCAGATATGTACGTAGAGCGGACGGCAAAGGCTTACAGGTTTGCTGTGGATGCCCAGCTGAGCCCAGGTGATGACCTCCAGGAGCTCCTCCAGCGTCCCGTACCCGCCTGTAGCACGGATACAAGCCGTAAAGACAGCTGAAACTGGGAGCAGTGGGGAGAGAAAGCTATGACAACCACAGGTAGAGATAGAGACCAGGCAGTGCGATGAAGGCATCGGAGTAGCGAGCCATTTCGGCCTTGCGCTGGTGCATGCTGGCCACTGGTCTCACCTCGCCTATTGTTTCTCCGGTGATCTGAATCCACAAACATGCAACCAACCATGCTTGTTAAAAAGATGGCATTTCAACAAGCACTTGGAACAGAGAAGTAATGGCGATCAAAGATGGTTCACCTCCTTGCACATTAGGGTCCTCGGGATAATCCTAGAAGAACACGACAAAGTGGGGATTAACAGGAGGGACGGACAGGAAGGAGAAAGCACAGAAAACAATGTTGGCACTGAAATCAATCTGTGCATGCTTACCCAATGACATGGCCACCACCTCTATGAACAGCCTCGGAAACCAGTCCCATCAAACCCACACTCCCACCTCCGTACACAAGGCCAACCTTCCTGGCCACCTGTGACAACTCTCCTTGAGGACACCATGATCGCAAGCTCACGAAGGATAAAAGGGAGCACCGGGAATCGAGCTAATTACCAGTTCTTTCCCCAGCTCCACAGCAGCATCCTGATAGCAGTTCCTCTTGCCAGGGCTGCTCCCGCAGAACACGCACACCTTCCTGAACCTTGATGGTCTCCCCACCTTGTTCTCCTCCATCTCGCGGATACTTGGAAGCTGCCaccccgctctctctctctctctctctctctctctcccttctatCGGCTCTTTCCGCTGCGCCAGTGTCACTTCTTCTCCTCATTATAAATACGACCTCTGTTTGCGGAAAAATAAACGTGCGGGTTGGAAAAATAAACTTAATTTATTAGGATATATGAAGTTAATTAGAAAACTGAAAGGTCACACAGATAATTGTGACCCGATTAAATGTAGAATGAATGAGGACAGCACGAGAGAAGGTACTGATAGAGATAATTTTGGCACTCTTCAGCTCTTTTTGTCACTTAAGTAATCTCTAAGTAAAAGCTCAGGAACCCCTACTCCATATGGTTATCAACAGAAGGTCACGTCGCTCGCTATGACTTCTAGGAATGAGCTTATACTCTTGATTGATACATCAGCAAAAGTCATACATCCACATTAATGATTGACCCATGGTCGTTCCCTATGGTCGCCAATAGGGGGTCACGTCGCCTACCCTGACTTCTAGAAATGAGCTCACACGACTCACTCCTAACTGATACATCAATAGAATTCATGCCTCTATATTTAATGGTTAACAGCATAGTTAGCATTCACCAATCTTCCCTTCACAACTATCGATAAAGGGATCACTCCCCGCTTAATCCAAAGCGACAATAAAGTTAGCTAAAAAACGTACCCCCAACAAATCACTTCAAATACCAAAGGACACACGCCAACAAGTTGCCCTCATTAAATACCTTCGCTATACAAGGTAAGGGAGGCCATGACAAATGCACGTTTAGGCTGCTCAGGTATAAAAGCTAGGCCTAGGATCATATTGGAAAACAGGAAAAAAGAGCTCGTCACTCTCTCACTTACATTATTAACCTCCCTTTCCGTCTCATTGATTTAAGtatcggaggggtcgagtcgggaCACCCCCGACACAGACCTATTGTGTAGGAATCCTGGTGCCATCCGAAGACGCAATCAGGTGGCCCAATAGCAAGGATGACCTAGCTCTCTAATTTGGCTCCACCATACAAGGGCCAGATCGTTCCTAGTGAACCACCTTCCTAGCAAGCTCTCCGCACCGACTCACCATGCTAGCTCTCAATGTCAGCAAGGAGGAGTCATTTGGAAGGACCGACACCATCGGTAGTGAACCAACCGAACTGATTCATCAGTCGACTGTTTCCATATGTTAATATTctagcactagaaggagggctaaATGTCATAGGAACATCCTTCCAATACTCCTTTTAATGAACACCCCAGTGAGGAGGTGCTACCCATGGACCCGGGCCCCTTTGAGTAGGGAGGGCATGCGCCCCCCCTCTCAGTAGGTCGATGCCTCCACTTCGACCCAAACACTAGAGCACTATTGATGCCTGCTCAATAACCCAAGACTTCCCCATAGGGTCGAGCACAAGCTCCCTACACATCCCGTTAGAGGCGTTCTTAAGCCTCACTCAGTAGGTTCAAGCCCTCACCGAGATGATACAAGCCATCAGCCCTCTCCTCCCCCAGTTGCCACAACTGACAACCCCAGTCAGGGGGGTGAGTCACGCTGCTCCGCGTCCCCCAACTATGAAATTCATCGCTCCGTCGAGCCACACTCACACTATACCAGAATCTGAGGCCCAATCAATCAACTCCTGAGAAGACTCGATGAAGGCACAACTCCAAGCCTGAATCGACAGTTGGACAAGGTCCAACGGTAGTTCCATCGTTCTCACAGTGAACCTGATGCACTCCATGTTTCTCCCTTTATGTGAAGCATCCAAAAAGAGCTTATCTTAGTCGGTTCCTACAGTGAACGGTAGAAACCTTTGATGACAGCTCCAATCCTACAAAGCACATTGTCGCATTCCGGGCCCAAATGCCCTTGTTCAGTACTTTGGATGACATAATATGTCGGGATATAGTGTCTGAAACCTCTcttaatttctttctttttacaACTCACCAAAGAATTCGAGCTTCACTTCCTCACCAATGTACGACCAAAGCCCTTGGCTATTGTCTTGCTGGGGCTTAGGTAGAGGGAAGACAAGCCCCCTTATCCACCTTTATCACCCATTTTGCTaggaaaatccaagagattcagaaTGTCCACTCCCTTGCTAATAACCCATGCCTTCATGATAGGCCTGAGGCCTACCCACCTTTTCTGGTCAAGAGATCTCCCCTGACCATCCCAGAGATGCTTTAAAGTGCCAATCATTACACATCAGTTAAAGCCATGGTCTTAGGATGCCAGGAAGAGACCAATAGGTGGGTGCACCACAAACCTACAGTCTTGGTCCCATAGTCACCCTGGAGAAGATAGTCATGAACAAATGATCAACGGGAGATAACAAGACGGCTTCCTCAAAACATCACCGGGACGGAAGAATTGGCACATAATGCCAGAAAGGAAAAAGCTGATAAATTTCATTATTACATAGAAACAAGCCCACAATCTGGGCCTAAGGATCCATacaaaataagaaaacaaaagcatcaattggaggaggaagaaaagctAGAGCTAGATCCATCGTCAAAGGAGATCCGACCCCAAGATGCTTTCATATCCTCAAGCAACTGTGCAAAGGGGTCCTCCTCTATGACCAACCTAGGATACCGAGTCTAGAAGTGCCGAAGGGCTACAAGGTACCCATAATGGTAAGAGTCCTTCGCTACCCCCATAGCCTTCGACAAAATCCCTCCGACTCCTTATACGCGGTGACCACCTCCTGCTCTCGATCGCCTGAGCAACATCGCTCCTTCACCTCCTGGGCTTCCATCTTGGAAGCCATCAACTCATCAAAGCCCATTTGCGACCGACACTCTAGTAAGCAATCCCGCTCTAGGGCCTCCTCCAAGCGACAACACAAGTCTCCCAAGCGCCACTCAGCCTTCCCTAGGCATCCCCTGGACTCTTCCAACTATTGTTGGGTTTGTCCCAACAAGATGATTGTATTCGTGACTTGGGCCTCAACCGCCATGGAGCCCCTCTCCAAGTTTGCCACCCTCGCCATGAGGCTTGTGTTTGCTTGGAACAATTGGCTCACCAACATCCCTGCATTGTACACCCTGTCGACCAGGTATATGACATAGTGGTGGTGCTACTCAGAAAAGCAAAATCAGTTTTGAGAAGATATAAGGACCAAGAAACCTAGGCCCTTACCAAGGCTTCATTGCGGTAGCACTGGTCGACTAGAGACTTAATGAAAGCCTGGTATATCAACTTGCCCAGAACTAAGCAAAGTGACTCGTGATAATACTCACTCACAGTCGCGCTGCTCTATCACTTGTTGGGAAgacaacatcacatgcacaatagaAAGTAAAAACAAAAATTGATTTCTCAAAATAATTTAATCGGATTGTCGTGCGATGACCGAGAGCGTAAAACTCAAGTCGATAAAAAACCGCGTAAGAGGTGTGAGACATTCTTACCTAGAAGAACTCGTATATCTCCTAAGATCATAGATCCTAGTCCTTAAATGCAGGAGCTCTCATaaactcctctctagcagtgatctatACAATGGTCGCAACAACAACGCACATCCTCGCATAGCACGTTCTTTTCTCGTGATCGTGCACTGCCACACAACATCACACAAGGAGGGATCGGTCCCTCTTATTGTCCTCTCACACTAGAGAGGGTGCAGTCGGTTGGAGGAAGAAGGGGGGAGGAGATGAGGAGGGTGGCGGCTAAAAGGGTTTAGCTTATGACCCTTCCAGCCCCAACTCCTATTTATGAAGAGTC of Musa acuminata AAA Group cultivar baxijiao chromosome BXJ1-7, Cavendish_Baxijiao_AAA, whole genome shotgun sequence contains these proteins:
- the LOC135680094 gene encoding probable cytokinin riboside 5'-monophosphate phosphoribohydrolase LOGL10 translates to MEENKVGRPSRFRKVCVFCGSSPGKRNCYQDAAVELGKELVARKVGLVYGGGSVGLMGLVSEAVHRGGGHVIGIIPRTLMCKEITGETIGEVRPVASMHQRKAEMARYSDAFIALPGGYGTLEELLEVITWAQLGIHSKPVGLLNVDGYYDSLLAFIDKAVDDGFIQPIQRRLVVSASNAGDLVQKLEEYEPVQDDVVARLRWEMEQVATRERSP